One region of Primulina tabacum isolate GXHZ01 chromosome 17, ASM2559414v2, whole genome shotgun sequence genomic DNA includes:
- the LOC142530724 gene encoding uncharacterized protein LOC142530724, giving the protein MAMNSNFNDPLFLHPSDTPGMNLVTDQLIGTENYGVWSRAMLIALRAKNKIGFIDGTCKRPISGSPTAQQWERCNALVLSWIYNTICKDIFRGIVYATEAFFVWSDLKEQFDKVNGSRIFTLHREIGRITQGDSTISVFFCRLKQLLDEYSSLVTLPSCECATARKYIEHDQQQRLLQFLMGLNESYSQIRSQILMMTPLPIVGQAFSIISQEDSHRAIISVETPATVFFFNQNRRELQQKEFLKCDYCNWNGHTRATCYRLNGYPSGHTMFRPQSKFVPQKVMKNRRPQFETNAVQRDSVNTSTSPAQDTPIFSQAQYAEILKLLGKCDVETPHEPMANMAGTGRRNSLSLSHSTKVPWIIDTGANEHKVGDSLVLKTGQIMGIEQQCSSFPYNPIAEHDVALPCQPADSEPISPILRRSSRHTTPPILTKDYTCPTLPHSHLAKSNYPISKFLTYSRFHLAYQSSLASISSEKEPQYYHEAINDPRWREAMDLELAYLEANDTWVVVNLPAKKKPIGCKWVYKIKHKPDGTVDRFKARLVAKGYTQQQGVDYHDTFSPTAKIVSIRCMLSLAAIRGWNLHQMDVTNAFLQEDLDEEASRQWDHKFSSIMRDAGCVQSQHDHSLFIKQHAGSIVLLLVYVDDIIITGDNDSSIKELKLFLHSRIHLKDLGPLRYFLGIEIARSNEGIYLCQRKYTLELIS; this is encoded by the exons ATGGCTATGAATTCTAATTTCAACGATCCATTATTTCTTCATCCCTCGGACACTCCAGGTATGAATCTAGTGACTGATCAATTGATAGGCACTGAGAACTATGGCGTGTGGAGTCGCGCGATGTTAATTGCGCTGCGTGCGAAGAATAAAATTGGTTTTATAGATGGCACCTGTAAGCGTCCAATCTCTGGATCTCCTACAGCGCAACAATGGGAGAGGTGTAATGCTCTGGTTTTGTCTTGGATCTACAATACGATTTGTAAAGATATATTTCGAGGCATTGTGTATGCTACTGAAGCATTTTTTGTATGGTCTGACTTAAAAGAGCAGTTTGATAAAGTGAACGGATCGCGGATCTTCACTTTGCATCGAGAAATTGGAAGGATCACACAGGGAGATAGTACAATCTCAGTATTCTTTTGCAGATTAAAGCAATTATTGGATGAATACTCCTCTTTAGTAACTCTGCCTTCTTGTGAATGTGCAACAGCTCGGAAGTATATTGAACATGATCAGCAACAGCGATTACTCCAATTTTTGATGGGATTGAATGAGAGTTATTCTCAAATCCGAAGCCAAATTCTTATGATGACTCCTCTACCGATTGTGGGACAAGCATTCTCAATAATCTCCCAAGAAGATTCTCATCGTGCTATAATTTCTGTAGAAACTCCAGCTACGGTATTCTTCTTTAATCAAAATCGAAGAGAATTACAGCAGAAAGAATTTCTAAAATGTGATTATTGCAATTGGAATGGTCACACTAGAGCTACTTGTTATCGGCTTAATGGATATCCCTCAGGTCATACAATGTTCAGGCCTCAAAGTAAATTTGTTCCTCAGAAAGTGATGAAGAACAGAAGGCCACAATTTGAAACGAATGCGGTTCAGCGTGACTCAGTAAACACATCAACATCACCGGCTCAAGATACTCCAATTTTCAGTCAGGCTCAGTATGCAGAGATTTTAAAGCTGCTTGGAAAGTGTGATGTTGAAACTCCTCATGAACCTATGGCAAATATGGCAGGTACAGGCAGGAGGAATTCATTATCTTTGTCTCATTCCACTAAGGTTCCTTGGATAATAGATACCGGTGCAAATGAGCATAAGGTTGGAGATTCATTG GTCCTCAAGACTGGACAGATAATGGGGATTG AACAGCAGTGTTCATCTTTTCCATATAATCCCATTGCCGAGCATGATGTTGCTTTACCGTGTCAACCTGCTGATTCTGAGCCAATTTCTCCAATTCTTCGACGATCATCTCGACATACAACACCACCTATTTTGACAAAAGACTATACTTGTCCAACATTGCCCCATAGTCATTTAGCCAAGTCCAATTATCCTATTTCAAAATTCCTCACGTATTCCAGATTTCATCTAGCTTATCAAAGTTCTTTGGCTTCAATTTCCTCTGAAAAGGAACCACAATACTATCATGAAGCAATCAATGATCCTAGGTGGAGAGAGGCTATGGATTTGGAACTTGCATATCTTGAAGCAAATGATACATGGGTTGTCGTTAATCTCCCTGCCAAGAAGAAACCGATAGGATGTAAGTGGGTGTACAAAATTAAGCATAAACCTGATGGAACCGTGGATAGATTCAAGGCGAGACTTGTGGCAAAGGGATATACACAACAACAAGGAGTTGATTACCATGACACATTCTCACCCACAGCCAAGATTGTGTCTATTCGGTGCATGTTGAGCTTAGCAGCCATTAGAGGTTGGAACTTACATCAAATGGACGTGACGAATGCATTCCTACAAGAAGATTTAGATGAAGAG GCTTCGAGACAATGGGATCATAAGTTTTCTAGCATTATGAGGGATGCTGGATGTGTTCAGTCACAACATGATCATTCCTTGTTTATTAAACAACATGCTGGTAGCATCGTCTTGTTACTTGTGTATGTCGATGACATCATAATAACTGGTGATAATGATTCCTCTATCAAGGAGCTGAAACTATTTCTTCATTCCAGAATACATCTCAAAGATTTAGGTCCATTGCGATATTTTTTAGGAATTGAGATTGCAAGGTCTAATGAAGGAATCTACTTATGTCAACGGAAGTATACACTGGAACTGATTTCATAA
- the LOC142531393 gene encoding protein FAR1-RELATED SEQUENCE 3-like, producing the protein MNACCSCHMFEYSGVLCRHILTVFTVTNVPTTPSHYILKRCTQNARVVLLNAQEADVQPIGALTSRFNSLCLEALKFTEEGTVATETFKEAMECLRDSVRKIAMVKKNVARIKRPVSQDNGSFLENDSKKASLLTSDTIPSLWPWQDATQNHFNLNDAGVNVADLNQPTMAPVVINRDGALADNMVALTCFKSMKWAVENKYPSSKVVVINLKLQDYGKAPSGETEVQFRVTRVTLEPMLKSMTYISQQLLTPANRVAFINLKLQETKTSTGETEVKFQVSKGILKVRC; encoded by the exons ATGAATGCATGTTGTAGCTGTCATATGTTTGAGTATTCAGGGGTTCTATGCAGACACATATTAACTGTCTTTACTGTAACAAATGTTCCTACCACTCCCTCACATTATATATTAAAGAGGTGTACACAGAATGCAAGAGTTGTCCTTTTAAATGCACAAGAAGCGGATGTACAACCTATAGGCGCTTTAACATCACGTTTCAACAGTCTTTGTCTTGAAGCATTAAAATTTACAGAGGAAGGAACTGTTGCTACCGAGACTTTCAAAGAAGCCATGGAGTGTCTAAGAGATAGTGTGAGGAAGATTGCGATGGTGAAGAAAAATGTAGCCAGAATTAAACGTCCTGTCTCTCAGGATAATGGAAGTTTTCTAGAAAATGATAGCAAGAAAGCATCTTTATTAACTTCTGACACCATCCCATCATTATGGCCTTGGCAAGATGCTACACAAAATCACTTCAATCTCAATGATGCTGGAGTAAATGTTGCTGACTTGAATCAACCAACTATGGCACCTGTAGTCATCAACCGTGATGGTGCCCTTGCTGATAATATG GTTGCTCTCACTTGTTTTAAGTCCATGAAATGGGCCGTGGAGAATAAGTATCCATCAAGTAAAGTGGTTGTTATTAATTTGAAG CTTCAAGATTATGGCAAGGCTCCTTCAGGAGAAACAGAGGTGCAGTTTAGGGTTACAAGAGTCACACTGGAGCCAATGCTGAAATCCATGACTTACATAAGTCAACAGCTTTTAACACCTGCCAACAGAGTTGCTTTTATCAACCTAAAG CTCCAGGAAACCAAAACTTCAACTGGCGAAACTGAAGTGAAATTTCAAGTTTCAAAAGGGATACTTAAGGTTCGATGTTAA